In a genomic window of Streptomyces sp. NBC_01142:
- a CDS encoding sigma-70 family RNA polymerase sigma factor: MATDMHSAYSGGPADAAHERWQRAWSHREQLLKVARRRSMSVEDAEDAVHEAMLRAAENPHLDDERLGAWLTTVTMRLCIDRHRQVNREAEVHSSAGLVPPGPAPVEEAVCDRAEAKWLAVRTGELPARQAEALRLKSEDLDVGQVAHEMGLSYRTVESLLARARRSLRNSLAGTLGLAMWLCGRGQSRPGGNAQAVAMVSTAATLAVAGFVLPYAHDGDRPGSPRPAAPAVSEAADVRPPAPGRAQPPRVRTLGGTRASSAESATPSPGGHPLVPSLPEVPLPALAAPDVPPVPDVPEVSVPSAPPVPVTVPSIPVDVPDPQDTPVELPDNTLHTNVHP; this comes from the coding sequence ATGGCGACGGACATGCATTCCGCATACTCGGGCGGGCCGGCGGACGCCGCCCACGAGCGGTGGCAGCGGGCGTGGAGCCACCGCGAGCAGTTGCTCAAGGTGGCCCGCCGCCGGTCCATGAGCGTGGAGGACGCCGAGGACGCCGTCCACGAGGCCATGCTGCGCGCGGCCGAGAACCCGCATCTGGACGACGAGCGGCTCGGCGCCTGGCTGACGACAGTGACCATGCGGCTCTGCATCGACAGGCACCGCCAGGTCAACCGCGAGGCCGAGGTGCACAGCAGCGCCGGGCTCGTCCCGCCGGGTCCGGCGCCCGTCGAGGAGGCGGTGTGCGACCGGGCCGAGGCGAAGTGGCTGGCCGTGCGTACCGGGGAACTGCCCGCCCGGCAGGCGGAGGCGCTCCGGCTGAAGTCCGAGGACCTCGACGTCGGCCAGGTCGCCCACGAGATGGGGCTGAGCTATCGGACGGTCGAGTCGCTGCTGGCGCGGGCCCGCCGGTCGCTGCGCAATTCGCTGGCCGGCACGCTGGGGCTGGCCATGTGGCTGTGCGGGCGAGGGCAGTCGCGGCCGGGCGGGAACGCGCAGGCGGTTGCCATGGTCTCGACAGCGGCGACGCTCGCCGTGGCGGGCTTCGTCCTGCCGTACGCCCACGACGGGGACCGGCCCGGCTCTCCGCGGCCCGCCGCGCCCGCCGTCTCGGAGGCCGCGGACGTGCGGCCGCCGGCCCCGGGCCGGGCGCAGCCTCCGCGCGTACGCACCCTCGGGGGCACGAGGGCGTCCTCTGCCGAGAGCGCGACCCCGTCGCCGGGCGGTCACCCGCTCGTACCGTCCCTGCCCGAGGTCCCGCTGCCTGCCTTGGCCGCCCCGGACGTGCCCCCGGTGCCGGACGTGCCGGAGGTTTCCGTCCCCTCCGCTCCGCCGGTTCCCGTGACGGTGCCGTCGATCCCGGTGGACGTCCCGGACCCACAGGACACCCCTGTCGAGCTGCCGGACAACACCCTGCACACCAACGTTCACCCCTGA
- a CDS encoding ABC transporter ATP-binding protein, producing MGVEICVEGLTKSFGHQVIWQDVSLTLPADEVSVMLGPSGTGKSVFLKTLVGLLKPDSGSVRVAGTDITTLGEHDLYEVRKLFGVLFQDGALFGSMNLYDNIAFPLREHTRKTESAIRQIVLEKMDMVGLIGAEEKLPGEISGGMRKRAGLARALVLDPQIILFDEPDSGLDPVRVAYLNQLIVDLNAQIDATFLIVTHDIASARQVPDNIGLLFRRELVMFGPRAQLLTSDEPVVRQFLNGRMQGPIGMAEEKDAAQVEQELAQLGDREAPIPPGGGEMPPRLLPSPGITRPPRWEAIARRESELHKEVAGA from the coding sequence ATGGGTGTCGAGATCTGCGTGGAAGGGCTGACCAAGTCCTTCGGCCACCAGGTCATCTGGCAGGACGTTTCGCTGACGCTGCCCGCCGACGAGGTATCGGTCATGCTCGGCCCTTCGGGCACGGGCAAGTCCGTGTTCCTGAAGACGCTTGTCGGTCTGCTCAAGCCGGACTCCGGCTCGGTCCGCGTCGCGGGCACGGACATCACCACGCTGGGTGAACACGACCTGTACGAGGTGCGGAAGCTGTTCGGCGTGCTGTTCCAGGACGGCGCACTGTTCGGGTCGATGAATCTCTACGACAACATCGCCTTCCCGCTCCGCGAGCACACCCGTAAGACGGAGAGTGCGATCAGGCAGATCGTGCTCGAGAAGATGGACATGGTCGGGCTGATCGGCGCCGAGGAGAAGCTGCCCGGCGAGATATCCGGCGGTATGCGCAAACGGGCCGGGCTGGCGCGGGCCCTGGTGCTCGATCCGCAGATCATTCTGTTCGACGAACCGGACTCGGGTCTCGACCCGGTGCGGGTGGCCTACCTCAACCAGCTGATCGTCGATCTCAACGCGCAGATCGACGCGACCTTCCTGATCGTCACGCACGACATCGCCTCGGCCCGGCAGGTCCCGGACAACATCGGGCTGCTGTTCCGGCGCGAGCTGGTGATGTTCGGCCCCCGCGCACAGCTGCTGACGAGCGACGAGCCGGTCGTACGGCAGTTCCTGAACGGCCGGATGCAGGGGCCGATCGGCATGGCGGAGGAGAAGGACGCCGCCCAGGTCGAGCAGGAGCTGGCGCAGCTCGGCGACCGCGAGGCCCCGATCCCGCCGGGAGGCGGGGAGATGCCACCCCGCCTCCTGCCGTCCCCCGGGATCACCCGGCCACCTCGCTGGGAGGCGATCGCGCGGCGCGAGTCGGAACTCCACAAGGAGGTGGCGGGCGCATGA
- a CDS encoding MCE family protein, giving the protein MRVGRATETAAPLVKFSVFAVVTVLATALLAATIVNISFTPEHTYRAVFSDVTSLEEGDDIRVAGVRVGEVEDIRIAAGGIKDRTLAEVTFSVTRDRPLFTSTGAVVRYRSLVGQRYIALTEGAGNGTPLRPGGRIPLSRTQPALDLNALLGGFKPLFAALSPKDVNQLATEIIKTLQGEGGTVSSLLAHTASLTTTLADRDELIGSVIDNLNTVLKTLDKRSARFSGLLKQLQRVISGLSADRKPMGASLVNIGALTEATSGLLEDARPPLRDDIAELTELTGTLNDNEKTVEGVLKRLPNKLSKLTGTASYGSWFNFYLCDFDGRIVLPKTRKVLTPELHVARARCA; this is encoded by the coding sequence ATGAGAGTCGGACGAGCCACAGAGACCGCGGCGCCGCTGGTCAAGTTCAGCGTCTTCGCGGTGGTGACGGTGCTGGCGACGGCGCTGCTCGCGGCCACCATCGTCAACATCTCCTTCACCCCCGAGCACACGTACCGCGCGGTGTTCAGCGATGTCACCAGCCTGGAGGAGGGCGACGACATCAGGGTGGCCGGGGTGCGGGTCGGCGAGGTCGAGGACATCAGGATCGCGGCGGGCGGCATCAAGGACCGGACGCTGGCCGAGGTCACCTTCTCCGTCACTCGCGACCGCCCGCTGTTCACCAGCACCGGCGCCGTCGTCCGCTACCGGAGTCTGGTCGGGCAGCGGTACATCGCGCTGACGGAAGGGGCGGGCAACGGCACGCCGCTGCGGCCCGGCGGCAGGATCCCGCTGTCCAGGACCCAGCCCGCGCTCGATCTCAACGCGCTGCTGGGCGGGTTCAAGCCGCTGTTCGCCGCCCTGAGCCCGAAGGACGTGAACCAGCTCGCCACCGAGATCATCAAGACCCTGCAGGGCGAGGGCGGGACGGTCAGCAGTCTGCTCGCCCACACGGCCTCGCTGACCACGACGCTCGCCGACCGCGACGAGCTGATCGGGTCCGTGATCGACAACCTCAACACGGTGCTGAAGACCCTCGACAAGCGCAGCGCCCGCTTCTCCGGCCTCCTCAAGCAGTTGCAGCGGGTGATCTCCGGGCTGTCCGCCGACCGCAAACCCATGGGCGCATCGCTGGTGAACATCGGCGCTCTGACCGAGGCCACCTCGGGTCTGCTCGAGGATGCGCGGCCGCCTCTGCGCGACGACATCGCCGAGCTGACCGAGCTCACCGGAACGCTGAACGACAACGAGAAGACCGTGGAGGGCGTGCTGAAGAGGCTACCGAACAAGCTCAGCAAGTTGACGGGGACGGCCTCGTACGGCTCCTGGTTCAACTTCTACCTCTGTGACTTCGACGGCCGGATCGTGCTGCCGAAGACCAGGAAGGTTCTCACTCCCGAGCTCCACGTCGCCCGGGCGAGGTGCGCATGA
- a CDS encoding DUF5677 domain-containing protein — protein sequence MIRLENLITANLHQRIDPTNRASVIGWGLFFNVAEQVRAVLTLHQAGACGAASPNRRSALEYAITLRWCVDQGDRIGDIYNRKLGADQIQLAKALKTDGTKDRYKDAYEVMVQTVKTVKETVPADPNEALAKIEHLMKGYGLTKERTFYQVDSWFAHPTLTGAQMFFKDDGETFHVSQAPIHEELVACRLYCLWIFHFAMLAFNEVLTGKPWTTELEQIAREYGFTTTLPQWQEPSVSERPSHQGEPCRAVYAS from the coding sequence TTGATCCGTCTCGAAAACTTGATCACGGCAAACCTTCACCAACGCATCGACCCCACCAATCGCGCTTCTGTAATCGGCTGGGGACTCTTCTTCAACGTGGCCGAGCAGGTGCGTGCGGTCCTCACGCTGCACCAGGCCGGCGCGTGCGGTGCTGCGTCCCCGAACCGACGGAGTGCTCTGGAGTACGCCATCACTCTGCGGTGGTGTGTGGACCAGGGTGACCGGATAGGCGACATCTACAACCGCAAGCTCGGGGCCGACCAGATCCAGTTGGCCAAAGCCCTGAAGACGGACGGCACGAAGGACCGCTACAAGGACGCCTACGAGGTCATGGTGCAGACCGTCAAGACGGTGAAGGAGACCGTCCCGGCTGATCCGAACGAAGCCCTGGCGAAGATCGAACACCTGATGAAGGGCTACGGTCTCACAAAGGAGCGGACGTTCTACCAGGTAGATTCATGGTTCGCGCACCCGACGCTCACCGGGGCCCAGATGTTCTTCAAGGACGACGGCGAGACCTTCCACGTCAGCCAGGCACCGATCCATGAGGAACTCGTGGCGTGCCGACTGTACTGCCTGTGGATCTTCCACTTCGCGATGCTGGCCTTCAACGAGGTACTCACCGGCAAGCCGTGGACCACAGAGCTTGAGCAGATCGCCAGGGAGTACGGCTTCACAACGACGCTCCCGCAGTGGCAGGAGCCAAGTGTGTCCGAGCGGCCAAGCCATCAAGGCGAGCCATGTAGAGCCGTGTACGCCTCGTAG
- a CDS encoding ABC transporter permease, producing the protein MALSDRIGRTGRLLSRPLHSLEELGTQLAFYGRSLAWTGRTLRRYKKETLRLLAEVSFGRGALAVVGGTVGVIAFLSFFTGTEVGLQGYAALNQLGTSNFVAFLSAYFNTREIAPLVAGLALAATVGAGFTAQLGAMRISEETDALEVMGVPSLPFLVTTRMIAGFVAVIPLYVVGLLSSYFAARTITTGYYGQSAGTYDHYFQQYLPPVDVLWSFGKVIVFAVVIILVHCYYGYYASGGPAGVGVAVGRAVRTSIVAINVLDFFLSLAIWGANTTVRIAG; encoded by the coding sequence ATGGCTCTGTCGGATCGCATCGGCCGTACCGGCCGGCTCCTGTCGCGTCCGCTCCACTCCCTCGAGGAGCTGGGCACCCAACTGGCGTTCTACGGGCGCTCGCTGGCATGGACCGGTCGTACCCTGCGCCGCTACAAGAAGGAGACCCTGCGCCTGCTGGCCGAGGTGAGCTTCGGCCGTGGTGCGCTGGCGGTCGTCGGCGGCACCGTCGGCGTCATCGCCTTCCTGTCCTTCTTCACCGGCACCGAGGTCGGCCTGCAGGGGTACGCGGCCCTCAACCAGCTGGGCACCTCCAACTTCGTGGCGTTCCTCTCGGCGTACTTCAACACCCGTGAGATCGCCCCGCTGGTGGCCGGCCTCGCCCTGGCGGCGACGGTCGGGGCCGGGTTCACCGCCCAGCTCGGCGCCATGCGGATCAGCGAGGAGACCGACGCTCTGGAAGTGATGGGCGTTCCCTCACTGCCGTTCCTGGTGACCACCCGGATGATCGCCGGTTTCGTCGCCGTGATCCCGCTGTACGTGGTCGGGCTGCTGTCCTCGTACTTCGCGGCACGCACCATCACCACCGGCTACTACGGGCAGTCCGCGGGCACGTACGACCACTACTTCCAGCAGTATCTGCCGCCGGTCGACGTCCTGTGGTCCTTCGGCAAGGTGATCGTCTTCGCCGTCGTGATCATCCTGGTCCACTGCTACTACGGCTACTACGCGAGCGGCGGCCCGGCCGGCGTCGGCGTCGCGGTCGGCCGCGCCGTGCGGACCTCCATCGTCGCCATCAACGTCCTGGACTTCTTCCTCAGCCTCGCGATCTGGGGCGCCAACACGACCGTACGGATTGCGGGGTAG
- a CDS encoding NAD(P)-dependent oxidoreductase, translating into MKILVTGATGFIGKALLPCLVAAGKTPIAVVRPKQLVVPEVDSVHVDLANDVLERKLPRDITQVIHLAANVSNCHSAECFTDNVYTTYAVAKWAQTLGVRIVYASTTGVYGHPRTPRDAVESEEIRPQNLYALSKHLGEVALATSSVSAVMLRFSYVYGEGDRNSAVARIVRHVLEGRPVVVRDESRDLLYIDDAVSAILSAVEYFGKVPVFNIGSGSLAALADVAKEVMKMTQQFVPLRIEGPRRAGYRINATRAGEELTWHVTTPLSGGLRRLIQSHL; encoded by the coding sequence ATGAAAATCCTAGTTACCGGCGCCACGGGCTTTATTGGAAAAGCCCTTCTTCCGTGCTTGGTCGCGGCAGGCAAAACTCCAATTGCTGTGGTGCGCCCGAAACAGCTGGTGGTGCCAGAGGTCGATTCTGTTCATGTTGACCTCGCTAACGATGTCCTAGAGCGCAAACTTCCACGTGATATCACACAAGTAATCCATCTCGCGGCTAACGTCTCCAACTGTCATAGCGCCGAGTGTTTCACCGACAATGTCTATACGACGTATGCAGTAGCTAAATGGGCCCAAACCCTAGGGGTGCGAATTGTGTACGCCTCCACAACCGGGGTGTATGGCCATCCTAGAACTCCCCGCGATGCTGTCGAGAGCGAAGAAATTAGACCACAGAACCTCTACGCACTCAGTAAGCATCTCGGAGAAGTCGCTCTCGCCACGTCGTCCGTCTCAGCGGTGATGCTCAGGTTTTCCTATGTCTATGGAGAGGGTGATCGAAACAGTGCCGTCGCCCGGATCGTAAGACATGTCCTTGAAGGTCGCCCTGTCGTCGTCAGGGACGAAAGCAGAGATCTTCTGTACATTGATGACGCTGTAAGCGCGATCCTGTCAGCGGTCGAGTATTTCGGTAAGGTTCCGGTGTTCAATATCGGCTCAGGGAGCCTTGCAGCCTTGGCAGACGTGGCTAAGGAAGTCATGAAAATGACTCAACAATTCGTCCCGTTGCGGATTGAAGGGCCTCGGCGGGCTGGATACCGCATCAACGCTACGCGAGCGGGAGAAGAGCTCACGTGGCACGTGACCACACCCCTGAGCGGTGGTCTTCGAAGGCTCATCCAGTCACACCTTTAG
- a CDS encoding MCE family protein produces the protein MRIPIPLATRTARLRLYGIVFLAVIALLLSLSVAVYQQVFTSVVRITLEADTLGNQLDPRADVKLRGLLVGEVREVRADGEKATLDIALQPEHVSRIPAEVHARLLPKTLFGEKYVELVAPGGPSARHIRAGDVITQDRTSVGIEVQQLMNDLLPLLRTVRPAELNSTLSAFATALEGRGDRIGANLTRVEGYLRALNPHMPSIKEDISRFADVAEVYGDAAPDLMKILRNTVTTSRTLVEKQDQLASALTATATTAGTADAFLQENGGRLITLGRVSRPTLALFARYAPQYPCLLEGLVRQDKASEQAFRGGEMRITLEFVRPRPAYRPGEEPRYAESSGPDCRGLPHPRVPAPNTELDDGTSRRDSGSATPGGVHVSATEAEQRAVGSLVAPVLGVPADEVPAVATLLFGPMARGTAVSVA, from the coding sequence ATGCGCATACCGATACCCCTCGCCACGCGCACCGCGAGACTGCGCCTGTACGGCATCGTCTTCCTCGCGGTCATCGCGCTCCTGCTGTCCCTGTCCGTTGCCGTCTACCAGCAGGTGTTCACCTCCGTCGTCCGGATCACGCTGGAGGCCGACACCCTGGGCAACCAGCTGGATCCGCGGGCCGACGTCAAGCTGCGCGGGCTGCTGGTCGGCGAGGTGCGCGAGGTGCGGGCCGACGGCGAGAAGGCGACTCTCGACATCGCTCTCCAGCCGGAGCACGTCTCCCGCATACCGGCCGAAGTCCACGCCCGGCTGCTGCCCAAGACACTGTTCGGCGAGAAGTACGTCGAGCTGGTGGCGCCCGGCGGGCCATCGGCTCGGCACATCCGCGCCGGGGACGTCATCACCCAGGACCGCACCAGCGTCGGCATCGAGGTGCAGCAGCTGATGAACGATCTGCTGCCGCTGCTGCGTACCGTGCGGCCCGCCGAACTCAACTCCACTCTCTCCGCGTTCGCCACCGCGCTCGAGGGGCGAGGCGACCGGATCGGCGCCAACCTCACCCGCGTCGAGGGCTACCTGAGGGCGCTCAATCCGCACATGCCCTCCATCAAGGAGGACATCTCGCGGTTCGCCGACGTGGCCGAGGTGTACGGGGACGCGGCGCCCGACCTGATGAAGATCCTGCGGAACACCGTCACCACCAGCCGCACCCTCGTCGAGAAGCAGGACCAGCTGGCCTCCGCCCTCACCGCGACCGCCACCACCGCCGGCACCGCGGACGCATTCCTCCAGGAGAACGGCGGCCGGCTGATCACGCTCGGCCGCGTCTCCCGCCCCACGCTGGCCCTCTTCGCCCGCTACGCGCCGCAGTACCCCTGTCTCCTCGAAGGCCTGGTGAGGCAGGACAAGGCGTCCGAACAGGCCTTCAGAGGCGGGGAGATGCGCATCACCCTCGAATTCGTCCGCCCGCGACCCGCGTACCGACCCGGCGAGGAACCGCGCTATGCAGAGAGCTCCGGACCCGATTGCAGAGGTCTGCCCCACCCCCGTGTGCCCGCACCAAACACGGAACTCGATGACGGTACGTCGAGGAGAGATTCGGGGAGCGCGACACCCGGTGGAGTCCATGTGTCCGCCACCGAGGCCGAGCAGCGTGCCGTCGGCTCGCTCGTGGCCCCCGTCCTGGGGGTTCCGGCCGACGAGGTGCCGGCGGTCGCGACGCTGCTGTTCGGCCCCATGGCGCGCGGAACGGCGGTGAGCGTCGCATGA
- a CDS encoding helix-turn-helix domain-containing protein: MGAEILSPEQASPDDVVLAWEGEDVLAVRLPQLSDSLDHILAAMERRHGMPLSELDRKTKQLVVRTLEARGAFSVRHGVETVAGALGVSRFTVYNYLNRETAARETKPQVEGT, translated from the coding sequence ATGGGTGCGGAGATACTGAGCCCGGAACAGGCGTCACCTGATGACGTGGTGCTCGCCTGGGAGGGCGAGGATGTCCTGGCCGTGCGGCTGCCGCAGCTCTCGGACTCGCTCGACCACATTCTGGCGGCCATGGAGCGCCGGCACGGCATGCCGCTCTCGGAGCTGGACCGTAAGACGAAGCAGCTGGTCGTACGGACTCTGGAGGCGCGCGGCGCATTCTCCGTACGGCACGGGGTGGAGACGGTGGCGGGTGCCCTCGGGGTCAGCCGATTCACTGTGTACAACTACCTGAACCGGGAAACCGCGGCTCGGGAGACAAAGCCGCAGGTAGAAGGTACGTAA
- a CDS encoding ABC transporter permease codes for MILSPVGALRHAGSLFAMALDVVRTLPRRPFQVREFIQQAWFIASVTILPTALVSIPFGAVIALQIGSLTRQLGAQSFSGAASVLAVLREASPIVTALLIAGAGGTAICADLGARKIREEIDAMQVLGIDPIHRLVVPRVLATMVVAVLLNGLVSVVGVAGGYFFNVILQNGTPGAYLASFTTLAQLPDLWAAELKALVFGAIAAVVASYKGLTAKGGPKGVGDAVNQSVVITFMLLFVTNFVMTAVYFHIVPQRG; via the coding sequence ATGATCCTGTCCCCGGTCGGCGCTCTGAGACATGCGGGCAGCCTGTTCGCGATGGCCCTGGACGTCGTACGGACGCTTCCGCGTCGCCCGTTCCAGGTACGGGAGTTCATCCAGCAGGCGTGGTTCATCGCGAGTGTCACGATCCTGCCCACCGCGCTGGTCTCCATCCCCTTCGGGGCGGTCATCGCCCTGCAGATCGGCAGCCTGACCCGGCAGTTGGGTGCCCAGTCGTTCTCGGGTGCCGCCTCGGTGCTCGCGGTGCTGCGGGAGGCCTCGCCGATCGTCACCGCCCTGCTGATCGCCGGGGCGGGCGGCACCGCGATCTGCGCGGACCTCGGGGCGCGCAAGATCCGTGAGGAGATCGACGCGATGCAGGTGCTGGGCATCGACCCGATCCACCGGCTGGTCGTGCCGAGGGTGCTGGCCACGATGGTGGTGGCGGTGTTGCTCAACGGGCTGGTGTCGGTGGTCGGGGTGGCCGGCGGTTACTTCTTCAACGTGATCCTGCAGAACGGCACGCCCGGCGCGTATCTGGCTTCCTTCACCACCCTCGCCCAGCTGCCCGACCTGTGGGCGGCCGAACTGAAGGCCCTGGTGTTCGGCGCCATCGCCGCGGTCGTCGCCTCGTACAAGGGCCTGACCGCCAAGGGCGGGCCGAAGGGCGTCGGCGACGCGGTGAACCAGTCCGTGGTGATCACGTTCATGTTGCTGTTCGTCACGAACTTCGTGATGACCGCCGTGTACTTCCACATCGTTCCGCAGAGGGGTTGA
- a CDS encoding ISAzo13 family transposase — MRIPDETRDQLAVKFAVLLPQLDERQRRLLMAAEARGLGHGGVRAVAQAAAVSETTVRKGVFELEAGEGPLGRVRRPGGGRKRVADLNPGLRPALLALVEPDVRGDPMSPLRWTVKSTRTLARELTRAGHRVSADTVANLLREEGLSLQANAKTIEGSQHPDRDAQFRYLNEQAREHRDAGQPVISVDTKKKELVGEFKNNGRQWRPSGEPVPVNVHDFADPQLGKAVPYGIYDLAADTGWVNVGTDHDTAAFAVESIRRWWHGQGRAAYPQAARLLITADAGGSNGYRTRAWKLQLARLAAETGLTITVCHLPPGTSKWNKIEHRLFSHITMNWRGRPLTSHEVIVQSIAATTTRTGLRVRAALDTNTYPTGVRIGDAQMAALPLTRHAFHGDWNYALHPQPCPAVPAARAPQAPAPQWEQALLSDPALTGMSRQQLDALTRTLTPDGDARRGRPPRLAFPEQVLATVLHLRVALAAEPLAVLFGSSRTAMHRTLLKNRRLLEAHGIVIPPATTPPVVLAALRARVLAQTGEPSNKIKTTC, encoded by the coding sequence ATGCGCATCCCGGATGAGACTCGTGACCAACTCGCCGTGAAGTTCGCGGTGTTGCTCCCGCAGCTGGACGAGCGGCAGCGGCGGTTGTTGATGGCTGCGGAGGCCCGGGGCCTGGGGCACGGCGGTGTCCGGGCGGTGGCACAGGCCGCTGCGGTCAGCGAGACGACGGTCCGCAAGGGCGTGTTCGAACTTGAGGCGGGTGAGGGGCCTCTGGGTCGGGTGCGGCGTCCCGGCGGGGGCCGCAAGCGGGTCGCGGATCTGAATCCAGGGCTGCGGCCGGCACTGTTGGCGCTGGTTGAGCCGGATGTGCGGGGTGACCCGATGTCGCCGCTGCGGTGGACGGTGAAGTCCACCCGCACGCTTGCGCGGGAGCTGACCCGAGCCGGGCACCGCGTCAGTGCCGACACCGTCGCCAACCTGCTGCGGGAGGAGGGGCTCAGCCTGCAGGCCAATGCCAAGACAATCGAGGGCAGCCAGCACCCGGACCGGGATGCCCAGTTCCGCTATCTCAACGAGCAGGCCCGCGAGCACCGGGACGCCGGCCAGCCGGTCATCAGCGTGGATACCAAGAAGAAAGAGCTCGTCGGCGAGTTCAAGAACAACGGCCGCCAGTGGCGGCCGTCGGGTGAGCCGGTGCCGGTGAACGTGCATGACTTCGCCGACCCGCAGCTGGGCAAGGCCGTCCCCTACGGGATCTACGATCTGGCGGCGGACACCGGCTGGGTCAACGTCGGCACCGATCACGACACCGCCGCGTTCGCGGTCGAGTCGATCCGCCGCTGGTGGCACGGCCAGGGCCGGGCTGCCTACCCGCAGGCGGCACGACTGCTGATCACCGCTGACGCGGGCGGCTCCAACGGCTACCGCACCCGAGCCTGGAAACTGCAACTGGCCCGGCTCGCTGCCGAAACGGGACTGACCATCACCGTGTGTCATCTGCCGCCCGGCACATCGAAGTGGAACAAGATCGAACACCGGCTCTTCTCGCACATCACCATGAACTGGCGCGGCCGCCCGCTGACCAGCCACGAAGTCATCGTCCAGTCCATCGCTGCGACCACCACCCGCACCGGGCTGCGCGTGAGAGCCGCACTCGACACCAACACCTATCCCACCGGAGTCCGCATCGGTGACGCCCAGATGGCGGCACTGCCGCTGACCCGGCACGCATTCCATGGCGACTGGAACTATGCCCTGCACCCGCAGCCCTGCCCTGCCGTCCCGGCGGCCCGGGCTCCGCAGGCACCGGCCCCGCAGTGGGAGCAGGCCCTGCTGTCCGATCCCGCCCTGACCGGCATGTCCCGGCAACAACTGGACGCCCTCACCAGGACTTTGACCCCCGACGGCGATGCCCGGCGCGGCCGTCCGCCCCGGCTCGCCTTCCCCGAACAGGTCCTGGCCACCGTGCTCCATCTGCGGGTCGCCCTGGCCGCGGAACCTCTCGCCGTACTATTCGGCAGCAGCCGCACCGCGATGCACCGCACCCTCCTGAAGAACAGGAGACTGCTCGAGGCACACGGCATCGTCATCCCACCCGCGACGACACCACCCGTCGTCCTCGCGGCCCTCCGAGCTCGGGTCCTCGCCCAAACCGGCGAGCCCAGCAACAAGATCAAGACGACGTGTTAA
- a CDS encoding IS5 family transposase — protein MSAAGDGYPSDLTDEQWALIEPLLPAPRTGRKGGRREKHPRRRIVDAILYLARTGCQWRYLPKDFPPFQTVYWYFTWWHDDGTVERVHDALRVKVREADGRSAEPSAGLVDSQSVRAADTVPKSTSGFDAGKKTKGRKRFIVTDTLGLLLAVHVLAASVQDRDGAKRSLLWTRLDHPTIEKIWADQGFAGRLVEWSSAVLHRTLEIVRKDPGQRGFKVQPKRWAVERTFAWITTRRRLACDYERNPAHSETMIRWAMTDLILRRLTRGRPATRQGPRPLRKITP, from the coding sequence GTGAGTGCTGCTGGGGATGGTTACCCGTCTGATCTGACGGATGAACAGTGGGCGTTGATTGAGCCGTTGCTGCCTGCTCCAAGGACGGGTCGCAAGGGCGGGCGGCGGGAGAAGCACCCGCGTCGGCGGATCGTGGACGCGATCTTGTACTTGGCGCGGACCGGGTGCCAGTGGCGGTATCTGCCCAAGGATTTCCCGCCCTTCCAGACGGTGTACTGGTACTTCACCTGGTGGCACGACGACGGCACCGTGGAGCGCGTCCACGACGCGCTGCGGGTCAAGGTCCGCGAGGCCGACGGCCGTTCCGCTGAGCCGTCCGCGGGCCTGGTCGACTCGCAGTCCGTGCGGGCGGCCGACACGGTGCCGAAGTCCACCAGCGGCTTCGACGCGGGCAAGAAGACCAAGGGCCGCAAACGGTTCATCGTCACCGACACCCTCGGCCTCCTCCTGGCCGTGCACGTGCTGGCCGCAAGCGTCCAGGACCGCGACGGAGCCAAGCGCTCCCTGCTGTGGACCCGCCTGGACCACCCAACCATCGAGAAGATCTGGGCCGACCAGGGCTTCGCCGGCCGACTCGTCGAGTGGTCCTCTGCCGTCTTGCACCGCACGCTGGAGATCGTCCGCAAGGACCCCGGACAGCGCGGCTTCAAGGTCCAGCCGAAGCGCTGGGCGGTGGAGCGCACGTTCGCCTGGATCACCACACGCCGCCGCCTGGCCTGCGACTACGAACGCAACCCGGCCCACTCCGAAACCATGATCCGCTGGGCCATGACCGACCTGATACTCCGCCGACTCACCCGAGGCCGACCCGCCACCCGCCAAGGACCCCGACCACTACGGAAAATCACCCCGTAA